One Canis lupus familiaris isolate Mischka breed German Shepherd chromosome 20, alternate assembly UU_Cfam_GSD_1.0, whole genome shotgun sequence genomic region harbors:
- the RLN3 gene encoding relaxin-3 isoform X2, with the protein MAKRPLLLLLAVWVLAGELWLRAEARPSPYGVKLCGREFIRAVIFTCGGSRWRRSDILTHEAPDADSDTDSELDEAVASSEWVALTKYPRAFYEGQPGWQGIPGAVRGGRDVLAGLSSNCCKWGCSKSEISSLC; encoded by the exons ATGGCCAAGCgcccgctgctgctgctgctagcCGTGTGGGTACTGGCTGGGGAGCTGTGGCTGAGGGCTGAGGCCCGGCCATCACCCTACGGAGTGAAGCTCTGCGGCCGGGAATTCATCCGAGCAGTCATCTTCACCTGCGGAGGCTCCCGCTGGAGACGGTCTGACATCCTGACTCATGAAGCTCCAG ATGCAGACTCTGACACAGACAGTGAGCTGGATGAGGCTGTAGCCTCCAGCGAGTGGGTGGCCCTGACCAAGTACCCCCGGGCTTTCTATGAGGGCCAACCTGGCTGGCAGGGAATTCCGGGGGCTGTGCGTGGTGGCCGCGACGTCCTGGCCGGCCTCTCCAGCAACTGCTGCAAGTGGGGCTGCAGCAAGAGTGAAATCAGCAGCCTCTGCTAG
- the RLN3 gene encoding relaxin-3 isoform X1 yields the protein MTGAGEPGCINGGPGGSSDTDTQGSCLVSPHLPGVLSSMAKRPLLLLLAVWVLAGELWLRAEARPSPYGVKLCGREFIRAVIFTCGGSRWRRSDILTHEAPDADSDTDSELDEAVASSEWVALTKYPRAFYEGQPGWQGIPGAVRGGRDVLAGLSSNCCKWGCSKSEISSLC from the exons ATGACAGGTGCGGGGGAGCCAGGATGTATAAATGGGGGGCCAGGAGGCAGCAGCGACACAGACACCCAGGGGAGTTGCCTTGTCTCGCCCCACTTGCCAGGTGTTCTGTCCAGCATGGCCAAGCgcccgctgctgctgctgctagcCGTGTGGGTACTGGCTGGGGAGCTGTGGCTGAGGGCTGAGGCCCGGCCATCACCCTACGGAGTGAAGCTCTGCGGCCGGGAATTCATCCGAGCAGTCATCTTCACCTGCGGAGGCTCCCGCTGGAGACGGTCTGACATCCTGACTCATGAAGCTCCAG ATGCAGACTCTGACACAGACAGTGAGCTGGATGAGGCTGTAGCCTCCAGCGAGTGGGTGGCCCTGACCAAGTACCCCCGGGCTTTCTATGAGGGCCAACCTGGCTGGCAGGGAATTCCGGGGGCTGTGCGTGGTGGCCGCGACGTCCTGGCCGGCCTCTCCAGCAACTGCTGCAAGTGGGGCTGCAGCAAGAGTGAAATCAGCAGCCTCTGCTAG